The following are encoded together in the Salvia hispanica cultivar TCC Black 2014 chromosome 6, UniMelb_Shisp_WGS_1.0, whole genome shotgun sequence genome:
- the LOC125194229 gene encoding 40S ribosomal protein S15, with protein MADVNPDVTAAQPKKRTFKKFSFKGVDLDALLDMPIDELVKLLNARARRRFQRGLNRKPMALIKKLRKAKLEAPAGEKPALVRTHLRNMIIVPEMIGSVLGVYNGKTFNPVEIKPEMIGHYLAEFSISYKPVKHGRPGIGATHSSRFIPLK; from the exons ATG GCTGACGTTAATCCAGATGTCACCGCGGCGCAGCCTAAGAAGAGGACGTTTAAGAAGTTCAGTTTCAAGGGCGTCGATCTCGATGCGCTCCTTGATATGCCCATTGATGAGCTCGTCAAGCTCTTGAACGCTCGGGCCAGGCGTAG GTTCCAGAGGGGTTTGAACAGGAAGCCAATGGCTTTGATCAAGAAGCTTAGGAAGGCT AAGCTCGAAGCTCCTGCTGGTGAAAAGCCCGCCCTTGTCAGAACCCACCTCAGGAACATGATCATTGTCCCTGAGATGATCGGGAGTGTCCTTGGGGTGTACAACGGCAAGACCTTCAATCCAGTTGAAATCAAGCCTGAGATGATTGGCCATTATCTTGCTGAGTTCTCGATATCATACAAGCCAGTCAAGCACGGTAGACCTGGTATCGGTGCCACCCACTCATCGAGGTTTATTCCTCTCAAGTGA
- the LOC125194228 gene encoding uncharacterized protein LOC125194228 isoform X2 yields MANVNEKDVDSGGGEDVTNFRIRTKLLSTCSGAGVNAASSVNLLAFATTDHPLSELVWSPHTGLSLKCANRGDDAKKPFLLWNVGPSSMERGNGDDHDLIIDKELVAPSHDVVEREADSFHPQTVQTDQSRIEVAGVVPEAPAEGSCMGSRRRGKALSDGDIYRRSSDEEDDSVESSMSTRLTPKGVKRKICDEDAILGSKKMKKQIHGSDGSTFVMKPDSSFMKWISNMMTNRRPHPNNEDSESPLPLACANDVYSKNFVCFKPRGSAAASISMGFQAVLQSLYCRETDELSAGEEKVVEPIDVSREGAVDGVKSPENIHVEHLAKDTASDGMARAADALGEETKIPEREACPNTTVGPSKPRTSLWITRLATNTLRSEKGKEIAEETIGCSSYGVSPTHRTIATSQNKASRTEMFDAIRSLRLSRADVIRWMDSEAPLRDLEGFFVRLRLAGIGGGSYYVGCITGESTSNKSILVDVGGVKSSIATQYVSNHDFLEDEIKAWWNRSLGSGRRIPSLAELNSKFNNRHTLGRPTMDGGRRTDQ; encoded by the exons ATGGCGAATGTAAACGAGAAGGATGTCGATTCAGGAGGTGGGGAGGATGTTACGAATTTCAGAATCCGCACGAAATTGCTAAGTACTTGCTCAGGTGCAGGTGTAAATGCAGCATCAAGTGTGAACCTGCTGGCTTTTGCAACAACGGATCATCCTCTGTCTGAATTAGTCTGGTCACCGCACACCGGCCTGAGCCTCAAATGTGCTAATCGTGGGGACGATGCTAAGAAGCCTTTTCTGCTGTGGAATGTTGGACCGAGCAGCATGGAACGAGGAAATGGAGATGATCATGACTTGATCATTGATAAGGAGTTAGTAGCTCCAAGTCATG ATGTGGTCGAGAGGGAGGCAGATTCATTCCATCCGCAGACTGTCCAGACCGATCAATCGAGGATAGAAGTTGCTG GCGTGGTTCCTGAAGCCCCGGCTGAAGGCTCATGTATGGGAAGCAGGAGGAGAGGGAAGGCGTTGTCGGATGGAGACATCTACAGGAGATCGTCGGACGAAGAGGATGACAGTGTGGAGAGTTCTATGAGCACTAGGCTGACTCCGAAGGGTGTGAAGAGAAAGATATGTGATGAGGATGCGATTCTCGGGAgcaagaagatgaagaagcaGATTCATGGAAGCGATGGATCTACATTTGTGATGAAACCAGATAGTTCTTTCATGAAATGGATATCGAACATGATGACCAACCGTCGTCCTCATCCTAATAATGAGGATTCTGAATCACCTCTGCCTCTTGCTTGTGCGAACGATGTCTACAGCAAGAATTTCGTGTGCTTCAAACCACGAGGCTCTGCAGCTGCAAGCATCAGCATGGGGTTTCAAGCCGTGTTGCAGTCTTTGTACTGTCGAGAGACGGATGAGTTGAGCGCGGGAGAGGAGAAGGTAGTTGAGCCCATCGATGTTTCTAGAGAAGGCGCGGTGGATGGTGTAAAATCACCTGAAAATATACATGTTGAGCACTTAGCCAAAGATACGGCTTCGGATGGGATGGCCCGTGCTGCTGATGCTTTAGGCGAAGAGACGAAGATTCCTGAAAGGGAAGCGTGTCCGAATACGACAGTGGGACCGAGCAAACCTCGTACAAGTTTGTGGATTACCCGTCTCGCTACCAACACTCTTAGGTCGGAAAAAGGCAAGGAGATCGCTGAAGAAACCATCGGGTGCTCCTCCTACGGTGTTTCTCCTACTCATCGGACTATCGCCACATCACAGAATAAAGCTTCTAGGACGGAGATGTTTGACGCAATCAGGAGCCTACGGCTCAGTCGGGCGGATGTTATCAG ATGGATGGATTCGGAGGCTCCTTTGCGCGATCTAGAGGGTTTCTTCGTGCGATTGCGGCTCGCGGGAATAGGGGGAGGTAGTTACTATGTGGGTTGCATAACAG GTGAAAGTACTTCAAATAAATCCATCTTGGTGGATGTTGGCGGCGTCAAATCCTCCATTGCTACACAATATGTGTCTAACCATGACTTTCTTGAG GATGAAATCAAGGCTTGGTGGAACAGGAGCCTGGGTAGCGGCCGTCGGATTCCTTCCTTAGCCGAGCTCAACTCCAAGTTCAACAACCGACACACTCTTGGTCGGCCGACGATGGATGGTGGACGGAGAACGGATCAGTGA
- the LOC125194228 gene encoding uncharacterized protein LOC125194228 isoform X3, producing the protein MANVNEKDVDSGGAGVNAASSVNLLAFATTDHPLSELVWSPHTGLSLKCANRGDDAKKPFLLWNVGPSSMERGNGDDHDLIIDKELVAPSHDVVEREADSFHPQTVQTDQSRIEVAEGVVPEAPAEGSCMGSRRRGKALSDGDIYRRSSDEEDDSVESSMSTRLTPKGVKRKICDEDAILGSKKMKKQIHGSDGSTFVMKPDSSFMKWISNMMTNRRPHPNNEDSESPLPLACANDVYSKNFVCFKPRGSAAASISMGFQAVLQSLYCRETDELSAGEEKVVEPIDVSREGAVDGVKSPENIHVEHLAKDTASDGMARAADALGEETKIPEREACPNTTVGPSKPRTSLWITRLATNTLRSEKGKEIAEETIGCSSYGVSPTHRTIATSQNKASRTEMFDAIRSLRLSRADVIRWMDSEAPLRDLEGFFVRLRLAGIGGGSYYVGCITGESTSNKSILVDVGGVKSSIATQYVSNHDFLEDEIKAWWNRSLGSGRRIPSLAELNSKFNNRHTLGRPTMDGGRRTDQ; encoded by the exons ATGGCGAATGTAAACGAGAAGGATGTCGATTCAGGAG GTGCAGGTGTAAATGCAGCATCAAGTGTGAACCTGCTGGCTTTTGCAACAACGGATCATCCTCTGTCTGAATTAGTCTGGTCACCGCACACCGGCCTGAGCCTCAAATGTGCTAATCGTGGGGACGATGCTAAGAAGCCTTTTCTGCTGTGGAATGTTGGACCGAGCAGCATGGAACGAGGAAATGGAGATGATCATGACTTGATCATTGATAAGGAGTTAGTAGCTCCAAGTCATG ATGTGGTCGAGAGGGAGGCAGATTCATTCCATCCGCAGACTGTCCAGACCGATCAATCGAGGATAGAAGTTGCTG AAGGCGTGGTTCCTGAAGCCCCGGCTGAAGGCTCATGTATGGGAAGCAGGAGGAGAGGGAAGGCGTTGTCGGATGGAGACATCTACAGGAGATCGTCGGACGAAGAGGATGACAGTGTGGAGAGTTCTATGAGCACTAGGCTGACTCCGAAGGGTGTGAAGAGAAAGATATGTGATGAGGATGCGATTCTCGGGAgcaagaagatgaagaagcaGATTCATGGAAGCGATGGATCTACATTTGTGATGAAACCAGATAGTTCTTTCATGAAATGGATATCGAACATGATGACCAACCGTCGTCCTCATCCTAATAATGAGGATTCTGAATCACCTCTGCCTCTTGCTTGTGCGAACGATGTCTACAGCAAGAATTTCGTGTGCTTCAAACCACGAGGCTCTGCAGCTGCAAGCATCAGCATGGGGTTTCAAGCCGTGTTGCAGTCTTTGTACTGTCGAGAGACGGATGAGTTGAGCGCGGGAGAGGAGAAGGTAGTTGAGCCCATCGATGTTTCTAGAGAAGGCGCGGTGGATGGTGTAAAATCACCTGAAAATATACATGTTGAGCACTTAGCCAAAGATACGGCTTCGGATGGGATGGCCCGTGCTGCTGATGCTTTAGGCGAAGAGACGAAGATTCCTGAAAGGGAAGCGTGTCCGAATACGACAGTGGGACCGAGCAAACCTCGTACAAGTTTGTGGATTACCCGTCTCGCTACCAACACTCTTAGGTCGGAAAAAGGCAAGGAGATCGCTGAAGAAACCATCGGGTGCTCCTCCTACGGTGTTTCTCCTACTCATCGGACTATCGCCACATCACAGAATAAAGCTTCTAGGACGGAGATGTTTGACGCAATCAGGAGCCTACGGCTCAGTCGGGCGGATGTTATCAG ATGGATGGATTCGGAGGCTCCTTTGCGCGATCTAGAGGGTTTCTTCGTGCGATTGCGGCTCGCGGGAATAGGGGGAGGTAGTTACTATGTGGGTTGCATAACAG GTGAAAGTACTTCAAATAAATCCATCTTGGTGGATGTTGGCGGCGTCAAATCCTCCATTGCTACACAATATGTGTCTAACCATGACTTTCTTGAG GATGAAATCAAGGCTTGGTGGAACAGGAGCCTGGGTAGCGGCCGTCGGATTCCTTCCTTAGCCGAGCTCAACTCCAAGTTCAACAACCGACACACTCTTGGTCGGCCGACGATGGATGGTGGACGGAGAACGGATCAGTGA
- the LOC125197110 gene encoding magnesium transporter MRS2-I-like: MTGREGGYVVPAEPLNAVGGLKKKGGGSRNWILLDSSGQEIVLDVDKYAIMHRVQIHARDLRILDPLLSYPSTILGRERAIVLNLEHIKAIITSEEVLLRDPLDDNVVPIVEDLRRRLKPLTDNQEVNGDVPDGKELPAQHDETGEEDDSPFEFRALEVALEAICSFLSARTIELESAVYPALDMLTSKISSRNLDRVRKLKSQMTRLTARVQKVRDELEQLLDDDDDMADLYLSRKLAGASPVSGSGAASWFLASPTIGSKISKASRASIATMRGDENDVEELEMLLEAYFMQIDGTLNKLTTLREYIDNTEDYINIQLDNHRNQLIQLELFLSAGTVCLSIYSLVAGIFGMNIPYTWNDDHGYMFKWVVILTGIFCAVLFVLIMYYARHKGLVGS; encoded by the exons ATGACGGGCCGAGAAGGAGGGTACGTTGTGCCGGCGGAACCTCTGAATGCCGTCGGCGGATTGAAGAAGAAGGGCGGCGGGTCGCGCAATTGGATCCTGTTGGATTCATCGGGTCAGGAAATCGTTCTGGATGTCGACAAATACGCGATCATGCACCGCGTGCAAATACACGCTCGTGATCTTCGCATTCTCGATCCCCTCTTGTCGTACCCGTCCACCATCCTCGGCCGCGAGAGAGCCATTGTTCTCAATTTGGAA CATATCAAGGCTATAATCACATCTGAAGAG gTTTTGCTTCGTGATCCATTGGACGATAATGTTGTTCCTATAGTGGAAGACCTCCGAAGGAGATTGAAACCACTAACTGATAATCAAGAAGTTAATGGTGATGTGCCTGATGGCAAGGAGTTGCCTGCACAACATGATGAGACTGGTGAAGAAGATG ATTCTCCATTTGAGTTTCGGGCCCTTGAGGTTGCACTGGAAGCTATTTGTAGTTTCCTTTCTGCTCGCACAATTGAATTAGAGAGTGCAGTTTACCCAGCTTTGGATATGCTTACATCAAag ATCAGTAGCCGTAATCTAGACCGGGTACGGAAGTTAAAGAGTCAAATGACTCGCTTGACTGCTCGTGTTCAAAAG GTGCGAGACGAACTGGAACAGCTTTTGGATGACGATGATGATATGGCCGACCTCTACTTATCGAGGAAGTTGGCCGGTGCATCACCTGTGAGTGGCTCGGGTGCAGCCAGTTGGTTCCTTGCATCCCCTACCATAGGCTCTAAGATATCCAAGGCCAGTAGGGCAAGTATAGCAACCATGCGTGGGGATGAAAATGATGTTGAGGAACTTGAAATGCTTCTTGAG GCCTACTTCATGCAGATTGATGGCACGTTGAACAAATTGACCACG TTGCGTGAATACATCGATAACACTGAAGATTATATCAATATCCAG CTTGATAATCATCGTAACCAGCTCATCCAG TTGGAGCTGTTTCTGAGTGCTGGAACAGTATGCTTATCCATTTACTCTTTGGTAGCTGGAATTTTTGGTATGAACATTCCATACACATGGAACGACGATCATGGATACATGTTTAAATGG GTGGTCATCTTGACAGGGATTTTTTGCGCAGTACTTTTTGTCCTTATAATGTATTACGCGCGCCACAAAGGGCTCGTCGGATCTTGA
- the LOC125194228 gene encoding uncharacterized protein LOC125194228 isoform X1, which yields MANVNEKDVDSGGGEDVTNFRIRTKLLSTCSGAGVNAASSVNLLAFATTDHPLSELVWSPHTGLSLKCANRGDDAKKPFLLWNVGPSSMERGNGDDHDLIIDKELVAPSHDVVEREADSFHPQTVQTDQSRIEVAEGVVPEAPAEGSCMGSRRRGKALSDGDIYRRSSDEEDDSVESSMSTRLTPKGVKRKICDEDAILGSKKMKKQIHGSDGSTFVMKPDSSFMKWISNMMTNRRPHPNNEDSESPLPLACANDVYSKNFVCFKPRGSAAASISMGFQAVLQSLYCRETDELSAGEEKVVEPIDVSREGAVDGVKSPENIHVEHLAKDTASDGMARAADALGEETKIPEREACPNTTVGPSKPRTSLWITRLATNTLRSEKGKEIAEETIGCSSYGVSPTHRTIATSQNKASRTEMFDAIRSLRLSRADVIRWMDSEAPLRDLEGFFVRLRLAGIGGGSYYVGCITGESTSNKSILVDVGGVKSSIATQYVSNHDFLEDEIKAWWNRSLGSGRRIPSLAELNSKFNNRHTLGRPTMDGGRRTDQ from the exons ATGGCGAATGTAAACGAGAAGGATGTCGATTCAGGAGGTGGGGAGGATGTTACGAATTTCAGAATCCGCACGAAATTGCTAAGTACTTGCTCAGGTGCAGGTGTAAATGCAGCATCAAGTGTGAACCTGCTGGCTTTTGCAACAACGGATCATCCTCTGTCTGAATTAGTCTGGTCACCGCACACCGGCCTGAGCCTCAAATGTGCTAATCGTGGGGACGATGCTAAGAAGCCTTTTCTGCTGTGGAATGTTGGACCGAGCAGCATGGAACGAGGAAATGGAGATGATCATGACTTGATCATTGATAAGGAGTTAGTAGCTCCAAGTCATG ATGTGGTCGAGAGGGAGGCAGATTCATTCCATCCGCAGACTGTCCAGACCGATCAATCGAGGATAGAAGTTGCTG AAGGCGTGGTTCCTGAAGCCCCGGCTGAAGGCTCATGTATGGGAAGCAGGAGGAGAGGGAAGGCGTTGTCGGATGGAGACATCTACAGGAGATCGTCGGACGAAGAGGATGACAGTGTGGAGAGTTCTATGAGCACTAGGCTGACTCCGAAGGGTGTGAAGAGAAAGATATGTGATGAGGATGCGATTCTCGGGAgcaagaagatgaagaagcaGATTCATGGAAGCGATGGATCTACATTTGTGATGAAACCAGATAGTTCTTTCATGAAATGGATATCGAACATGATGACCAACCGTCGTCCTCATCCTAATAATGAGGATTCTGAATCACCTCTGCCTCTTGCTTGTGCGAACGATGTCTACAGCAAGAATTTCGTGTGCTTCAAACCACGAGGCTCTGCAGCTGCAAGCATCAGCATGGGGTTTCAAGCCGTGTTGCAGTCTTTGTACTGTCGAGAGACGGATGAGTTGAGCGCGGGAGAGGAGAAGGTAGTTGAGCCCATCGATGTTTCTAGAGAAGGCGCGGTGGATGGTGTAAAATCACCTGAAAATATACATGTTGAGCACTTAGCCAAAGATACGGCTTCGGATGGGATGGCCCGTGCTGCTGATGCTTTAGGCGAAGAGACGAAGATTCCTGAAAGGGAAGCGTGTCCGAATACGACAGTGGGACCGAGCAAACCTCGTACAAGTTTGTGGATTACCCGTCTCGCTACCAACACTCTTAGGTCGGAAAAAGGCAAGGAGATCGCTGAAGAAACCATCGGGTGCTCCTCCTACGGTGTTTCTCCTACTCATCGGACTATCGCCACATCACAGAATAAAGCTTCTAGGACGGAGATGTTTGACGCAATCAGGAGCCTACGGCTCAGTCGGGCGGATGTTATCAG ATGGATGGATTCGGAGGCTCCTTTGCGCGATCTAGAGGGTTTCTTCGTGCGATTGCGGCTCGCGGGAATAGGGGGAGGTAGTTACTATGTGGGTTGCATAACAG GTGAAAGTACTTCAAATAAATCCATCTTGGTGGATGTTGGCGGCGTCAAATCCTCCATTGCTACACAATATGTGTCTAACCATGACTTTCTTGAG GATGAAATCAAGGCTTGGTGGAACAGGAGCCTGGGTAGCGGCCGTCGGATTCCTTCCTTAGCCGAGCTCAACTCCAAGTTCAACAACCGACACACTCTTGGTCGGCCGACGATGGATGGTGGACGGAGAACGGATCAGTGA
- the LOC125197111 gene encoding magnesium transporter MRS2-I-like has protein sequence MKKKGGGSQSHKWIVLDSTGQEIVLDVDKCAIMHRVQIHARDLRILDPLLSYPPTILAPHGAIILNLEHIKAIITLKEVLLRNPLDENVVPIVEELRRRLKPQIDNREANGDGSSHIGEDDSPFEFRVLEVALESICSFLSARTIELETEVYPSLDRLTSKICSRNLERVRESKSEMAQLTARVQKLRDELGQLLHEDGDMAELYLSRKLASATVPGDENDVDEVEMLLETYYMQIDDTLNKLTTLGKHIDNANAYVRIKLDKDRNRLIQLDLILNTGNLCLDISSLVAGIFGMNIPYTWNTNHGYMFKWVVICSVMFSSLLFCIIMFFSYWKGLLGS, from the exons ATGAAGAAGAAGGGGGGCGGGTCGCAGTCGCACAAGTGGATTGTTTTGGATTCAACGGGTCAAGAAATAGTTCTAGATGTCGACAAATGCGCAATCATGCATCGCGTGCAAATACACGCTCGTGATCTTCGCATTCTCGACCCGCTCTTGTCATACCCACCCACCATCCTCGCCCCGCACGGAGCCATTATTCTCAATTTGGAA CATATCAAGGCCATAATCACATTGAAAGAG gTTTTGCTTCGCAATCCGTTGGACGAGAATGTGGTTCCTATCGTAGAAGAACTCCGAAGGCGATTGAAACCACAAATTGATAATCGGGAAGCTAACGGTGATGGCTCTTCACATATTGGTGAAGATG ATTCTCCATTCGAGTTTCGAGTACTGGAGGTGGCATTGGAATCTATCTGTAGTTTCCTTTCTGCTCGCACAATTGAACTCGAGACTGAAGTTTACCCATCTTTGGATAGGCTTACCTCAAAA ATTTGTAGTCGTAATCTAGAACGTGTACGCGAGTCAAAGAGTGAAATGGCTCAGTTGACTGCTCGTGTTCAAAAG CTGCGAGACGAACTAGGGCAGCTTCTGCACGAGGATGGTGACATGGCCGAACTCTACTTGTCGCGGAAGTTGGCTAGTGCAACCGTGCCCGGAGATGAAAATGATGTTGATGAAGTTGAAATGCTTCTTGAG ACATATTACATGCAAATAGATGACACATTGAATAAATTGACTACG CTAGGGAAACATATTGATAATGCCAATGCTTATGTGAGAATCAAg CTAGATAAAGATCGGAATCGTCTGATTCAGTTGGATCTGATTCTCAACACCGGAAACCTATGTTTAGACATAAGCTCTTTGGTAGCTGGAATATTCGGTATGAACATTCCATACACATGGAACACCAATCATGGATACATGTTTAAATGG GTGGTCATCTGCAGTGTGATGTTTAGCTCGCTTCTGTTTTGCATTATAATGTTTTTCTCCTACTGGAAAGGCCTTCTCGGATCTTGA